The Oryzias latipes chromosome 16, ASM223467v1 genome includes a region encoding these proteins:
- the pou3f1 gene encoding POU domain, class 3, transcription factor 1 gives MATTAQYIPRNNSLPSNPLMHPDSDRMHQGTTYREVQKMMHHEYLQGLAATNTGHPMSLTHHQWLPTSNTDWSSGTHIGQQEHKASVQASREDLSSGFHHRSHLVHQQTQSAHHGSWAPSTTHHLSPLSPASNGHQSLVYSQPGYTNLNAMLSPQPGALHHGMRDPLHDDTGSHDNQMESPQQAFSHHQDHSDEDAPSSDDLEQFAKQFKQRRIKLGFTQADVGLALGTLYGNVFSQTTICRFEALQLSFKNMCKLKPLLNKWLEETDSNTGSPTNLDKIAAQGRKRKKRTSIEVGVKGALENHFLKCPKPSAHEISTLAGTLQLEKEVVRVWFCNRRQKEKRMTPVGVPHPNMEDVYSQAETPPLHRSLQSPVQ, from the coding sequence ATGGCGACAACAGCTCAGTATATTCCGAGGAATAACTCCTTACCGTCCAACCCGCTCATGCATCCGGATTCGGACAGGATGCACCAGGGGACGACTTACAGAGAAGTGCAGAAAATGATGCACCACGAGTACTTGCAGGGGCTCGCGGCAACTAACACAGGACACCCGATGAGCCTGACGCACCACCAGTGGCTGCCCACCTCCAACACCGACTGGTCCAGCGGTACCCACATCGGGCAGCAGGAGCACAAAGCCAGTGTGCAGGCGAGCAGGGAGGACCTGAGCAGCGGTTTCCACCACAGATCTCACCTGGTGCACCAGCAGACGCAGAGCGCGCACCATGGGTCTTGGGCGCCTTCCACGACGCACCACTTATCCCCGTTGTCCCCCGCATCCAACGGTCACCAGTCTCTGGTGTACTCCCAGCCTGGATACACAAACCTCAACGCGATGCTGAGTCCCCAACCCGGCGCCCTCCACCATGGCATGCGGGACCCGCTGCATGACGACACGGGTAGCCACGACAACCAGATGGAGTCCCCACAGCAGGCTTTCAGCCACCACCAGGACCACTCGGACGAGGACGCGCCCAGCTCTGACGACCTGGAGCAGTTCGCCAAGCAGTTCAAGCAGCGGCGGATCAAACTGGGCTTTACACAGGCGGACGTGGGCTTGGCCTTGGGCACCTTGTATGGAAACGTCTTTTCTCAGACCACAATCTGCAGGTTTGAGGCGCTGCAGCTCAGCTTCAAGAACATGTGCAAACTTAAGCCGCTCCTTAACAAGTGGCTGGAGGAGACAGACTCAAACACAGGCAGTCCCACCAATTTGGACAAAATTGCTGCGCAGGGCAGGAAACGAAAGAAGAGGACCTCCATTGAAGTGGGGGTGAAAGGGGCGCTGGAAAACCATTTCTTAAAATGCCCAAAGCCATCTGCTCATGAAATCAGCACTTTAGCCGGCACTCTGCAGCTGGAAAAAGAGGTAGTCCGCGTTTGGTTTTGCAacagaagacaaaaagaaaaaagaatgacaCCAGTGGGGGTCCCTCATCCGAATATGGAGGACGTATATTCCCAAGCAGAGACCCCTCCTCTACACCGCTCACTACAGAGTCCGGTGCAGTGA